GGCTGAATAGAAATAAGAGGAAATTCTCTTGTCATACGTAGAGGGAAAAACAAGATTCCAAAGACTTCCCAATCTGAAAGAAGAATGATGTAAGAGATGTAGGAGAGCATGTTGTATTATTTACTCATGAGGGAGAAACGTTTCCTGGTAAAATCGTTAAAATTAATGAAGATGATGTAAAGATAGCAGCCATGCAACCCTCCATGAAATCGTGGAAGTGGCCTACAAAAGAGGACGTTCACACCTACGGTTGGGACGATGTGCTTGGCAAAATTAACCCTCcaaaaaaatttccaaaaaatgattttatatgATTCCAGAACTGAAATTGTGTTTGTGATTCGGTGTTTATTACTCAAGGTTATTTGAAATTAGAATTATGGTTTGCAAGTTTTTATTGTTCTAATTATTCTCTTGAGATGTCAGCTCCAAGAGATTCAATCCAATACACGTGCCATTGAATACAAATTTGAATCTGGAGAAAAGGTGCTCTGCCTTCATGGACAAGTCATTTATGAGTTGAAATGTGAGCAAGTAAGAATATGTGAACAGGATAACTCACGAGAGTATCATTGTATGGGATGGAACAAGAAGTGGGGCCAATGGTTGAAAGCCGACAGAATACTAAAATATAATGAAgacaacttgaaaaaatatcaagaaTTGGAACGCCCCCAATCTGAGGTGAAAGAAAGAATCAAAGTTGAGAGAAGAAGAGGCATTACTACAGAGAGCATTGAATCAAAAAAGTCCTAATACAGCTCACGAACTGGCCCTTCAGTTGAAGGAAAATTTTCACTGCCGATAGTAGTCCTAGAGcggaataaatttattgatgaactaaaatcaagagaggactttaataataatgatgaaaatagtCATGTCTACAACTTGAACATTAAACAAGAGTGAACAGGCAGGTGCTGTTCAAATCAAAAAGGAAGATGAATGTGTTGAAGGGTATAATATATCATCAGATAAAGCCTCGAAATGAACATCTTACAGATCGTCAGTAGCAATAAAGCAAGAATCTTCTGATTTTGGAATTACGGATTCTGAGTTGGATTGTGACAGACAGCGTGAAGAACTTGATGGCAGTCAGACTAAGTCGTTGAACATGGTCCCTTGTTCTAATGCCAGTGATTTTACAATTGCCCAATAGAAGACCTTTCGAAATGCCCAAAGAGCTTGACAGACATCTcgtgcagcagcagcagcagcataaGTTATGTTGGCTGCCCTCCAAGTTTCCGCTGAAGAAAGTATTCGATACTTTCATTTATCATGCGAGCCACTTCACCTCGGTTTGGTAAAAGAAAGATTGCCAGGGATCATGCGTACTTTGCTCTGTGTAGCACTTGAGAAGAGACTGCTGTACAAGTCTTCTGTTCGACAGAGTTGAATACAAAACGATGTATACTTCACAATCACTTAAGAAACCGAATTGTGGGTCTCATATTCTTAGATTTATTAATAATGACGTGGAAAGTGCTGATTGGGTAAAATCAAAAAGGAAAAGTTTGTTTAATTAATCAGTGTGTTGCAGGTTTTCATCAAATGTCTTGTGATAAAAGCCGAAGAGTACTTCTGCGCAACGCACTACTACTTCGCTCCCAGCGACTGTCACTGAAAAAATAACGACTCATATTATGAGAAACCCAAGACACAACTTGAATAACGATCCCAGAGATAACGATCATAACCAAGACAACAGTATAAACGAGGAAATGCTAAGGGGATACGAATATTGCTCACTATACCGGCTGTGCAAGAGCGCTTTTCATTGTAGAATATAAATAGATTCTTTAGAATATAGAAGTATATATTCGTTGAATgcagattatattattatgtggATTTATTGGTGAAAGGCATACACCTTCTGATGGTTTTCTTAAGTAAGACGTTTTTGcattttactttttcttctaaGAGTGAAGATGATATTTTCTGCTCTACCTCCATTGAGATTTACGATTAATAATCTCAACGACCTGTCTAATGTACCTATCAATCAGCTTCAGATAGTAGTGCCAGACGCCATAGTGTCGAAGCTTTTTGCAAAGAATCTACTGTTTCTTGAACGGCTATTATGGTTGTTTTTATAGAGTTTTGAGATCAATTGACCTCTTTTGAGCTATTGAGAAAGTTTGCTTACTGAGACAAcatatatttgtttttttaacaAGTAATTAGTTCTCTAGCTTTAATTACAATACTGTACCTACTTAATATAACACCCATAAGTGGTTTATAATAGTACctctattaatttcaaattttgaaaagagACAGTATTTTTAAATTACTAGAAAGACCTCCTAGATCCAGTAGGTATCAGGCCATCTACTTGAATTTAGAAATTCAAATTGACTTGAATGTTTCAGAATGAAAACATACTAGCTATGAATAGATAAGAACATTTTTCACAATGATACACGAATttcattttacataatataatatacgactatttaaatttgaaaatttacttccAGATTACGCCTAACTATAAGGCCTTCGAAGAGAATTAGTATTCCACTAACATTTACTAAGATATTAAGAATTTTACTAACACATTATTATAGTAGGTTATTATTCGAACACAATTATCTTATCTAGAagttgattgattttttattgacagtcagactttaaaaaaatatttccgaCAGAAACTATTGATAGAAATCTCATCTGCAATAGTAATTATCGATTTCAAATGTAATTGAAAGTTAATGAAGTTGAAAACGTTTATACTGTCTGTGTAGTGCAATAGAATTTAACACATTCAAAAAGAATACGACCTAATTCATACATCATTAACAACAGAATAATccgatttcattttttttaattaatcacttttttattgttcaagtCGAATCAAAATCGTTAGTTTTCAACTGTAatggtgataatattgaaaatctatttattgattTGGCTTATTTAAGAAGTGTAGAATTAGGACTTTTTTCAATCAAACTTCAGCGTTAATGAATTTTCTGTGTAAATTTTCAtcgtgaaaatttatttttctttagaaaaatattctcaCATCAAGATTTTGCCAACTTGCGTCCGGGAAGTCAGTCAGTTTTAAATGTTATGCTGGGTTGAGGCATTCTTACGGAACTGTATTTTCCGTTAGCGATCGAAAATAAACTGCATTtgagaatatttcaaacttgcattTCCTTGTTCCCACGGAATTATGCTCTGTCTCCAAGTAGACCGTCGTCTTGTTGGTGGAAGGGGAACATAATTTGCGTGGAAACTACAATTCCAATCTAGCCGCAGCCGGAATCACATTAAAATCCAGAGATAGCCTCGAGCCACGAGGGCCCAAAATAAACGTGAttgttgaatttgtttattgtttaaatttgtaaatgtgtattattttttcGCCGTGGGTAAGGTTGAAGTAGTTTATGAATTACTTAAAGTGAATGTTTGTTGAAGATTAATATTAGTGAgtcaattttctgttctgagTTCTGTTTTCAGTTCTGAGTTGAAGAATGTGCAATAATTTTTTGCAGATTACTTGTCAAAATTTCTAGTAGTTAGTTCAGTCGATAAAAAGTTTAATAGAATTCAAAAGTTTGTTGTTTATAGAGTCCCATGACTCGCCCTTgagtattttagagattttctACCCCTATTGGGGGCGGTTACACAACAtacaatattatagataatctGAATCAAATCCAGGTAACTAGACTAAGCTTACTAAAACTAGGCAACATGGAAAAGCTCATGTTTCTTTATAGACTAAAGAGTATTTAGCTTTgtaatgattgatgattgaatacAACTATTTCTTCATAAAGAACATAATTTCgcaaatcattcaaataaataaaaatttgctTAAAACTAAAAGTTTTACtgaaaaacattataaaaaattataaaaacactgTCTTACTATTTTATAGTAAAAGTAACTAAAACGAAATTAAAATAGTAGTAATTGCCTTGAGCTGCCATTAAATTCCAATGAGAATTCATTGGAATGGAGCGATAATTAAGATTACTGAACTAAAAAAGTGTAAATAAACTCTTCAGCTATGAAATTCtgtaaaaactaataaaaattgaaatattctagtGCATCTCAATTGTGTTTTTAGCCTAAAATTAGTGAATGTAAATGAGCCTATTAAATAAGAATCGAAATCATAACCTTACGCTAAGATCTTCCATTCGTTGTTTTATTCTTTTCTTCATCTCTCGGAATCTGTAAAAAAGATAAATGCGTAACATGAGTAAGAACTAATTAGAATTGGGTAATTATAAATGAGTGAGAATTACTACAATAGACACATAAAAATAGTTCGGAATGTTTAAATGAGTAGTATGATATTACGTAAACgatttaattatattatgaacAATTAAAGCGGTCCCGGCTGAATAACAGTTGAGAGGCCCATTGTAGGCTGAAGTATGTATCAGGCCATGTAGGGCCTTTCAATATCGTGCGTCAGATAACCCTAGTATTTGTCCTTGTTCAACCATTTTTGACCACACCACAGTCTAGTTCAGTTCactaaaaattgttcaaagaggaattattaactagcagttcgtcatggaaagaacgagtatttttattaatttagaaattgtTACCATATCATCTTATCACTAACACCAATGAATAGGAGAGAAACATCAGGCTGCactgtttctgtaaaaaaaatcaatataattattattattataatggcaACAAAATGTCTATTGGTGAATGATTTGACTTACTTGGTTCGAACTCGTTTGATCTCGCGGTCCTCCTCGTGGTTGTATCGCTCGAGAATGGCCTTGCACTCGGCCGTGCTCAGGTTGAGGAACTGCGCCACCTCGCAGCTGATCTCCTCGGTGCTGTGCCTGTCCATCAGGTAGAGCTTGGCCACGTCCTCGTGAGGACCCAGCATCACACGCACCAGCAGAGGGTACTCGTCGTCTCGCAGGCGACGTTGCTCTGTCATACAACACCACACCATTACACAATTATTCCATcctattatcaaaattatatacCTCTACTTGTATACAGTttcagatataatttattaaatacagCTCTGCGATAGGAAAGCGCTGTGTGAAAAAGTGTCTCAAATGATATGTAAAAAAGTAGCCCTTCCATTTTAGTATTTAGTATTTAGACAGTATTTGTCAAGTTACTGTAAAAAAACGCGAAGTTACTTTAGGGTCTTGACTTGGGATTTCAATAAGTCgggtatcaaatcaaatctattAGCTAAATTTCATATTCTTTCCTAGATTATGTATATATGAAGAAATGTGAATATTGCTGTAGTCTTAATGACAGTCTGCGTGAATTCGCTAAGATTTGAAACGTTTCAAGAATACAAGAATTACATTACAGTATAAATTCAGAATGAATACATTCATTAGAGAAAACTGGAAATATTCTTACCACCATTATCACGCACAACAAACAAAGCGAAATTGTTCGGTTTGCTATCGACTTTGTACTTGTCGAGCATGAGGTTGATAACTTCTTGGGTGGAGACCAGTGACGTCACCCACACGGACATCTGACTTCCAAAAGGTGGCGTGAAGAAGCTGGTCTCTCGATTGTAGAAATGGCCGTTGATGGAGCAGCGTCGCTTCAGTTTGGCGTTTCTGATGCGCTTCTGACCCGAGCGGCGTTTTATCGACGTGGACCCTGTCCTCCGTCGAACAACCGCCGCGTCTTCTGATTTATCGGCAGTTGtctcctcctcatcactgcTCAAATCGAAGCTCTCTGGCACACTCAAAGACCTGTCCATACTCTTCTCCATCGAACCCTCTTCCAAGCTGTCCTCAAATGTTTGCGAATAGGTGTCCTGGAAGACTTCGTCGTTGGGCGAGATGCCAGCGCCGTTTCCGTTATTGACGGTGTCCGGTTTTCCGTTCTCCTGAACTGTGTGTGATGTTGAACTCTCCGAAACGTCGTCGGTTATGCTCCTAGACGAGTTCAAGCTGGTTGGCATTGTCTGGTAAAGTTTGTCATTCTGGTTAACTTCTCTTTCAacctgaaatttgaaaaatatcgattCTTTATAAGAGCCACCCTAAATTTTGAAACCAGCAAcactaattatttattgaactatatcattttcataattagaaTATACACATCCATGAAATCACGCAAACCtaaatttgatcagctgttttaggacacttgaaatttgggcaatatgaatgtcaacaatgcttgtcatcgtcgactgcggaagttcacgcacaaacgaaaatacaCCTTTAGCAGCAACTTATGCTACATTTGAGTTGAGTCTCATCAACTAGgctaaataaaaatgaaaccaCGCAAACCTAATCAGCAACCTATGCTGGATTTGAGTTCAGCCTCATCaactaaataaaaattaatattgcagATGATTTAGTAAATTACTGACCTGTAAAAGTTCATCTAGCTCATCCCAGTCAATCTGCTTGAGGTCCAATTTGGGTGGAAGAGTGAGACATTTTCCAATGAGCGATGAGCTGTTGGATGAGAGATCAGTTTTCTCAGTTTCATCGGAGCAGGCCTCACTCGTCTCGCTTGCTAGTCCATCACTCGTATCCACACTTTCATCATTGCCTTCAACTCGCTGAACTTCTACCTGCAATAAAAAGAGGAATCAGCTCGAAAATCATCACTCAAAACCTCTATTAGATTATAAGTCCTAAAATCCTCAAGTCGGGATTATAAAGCACAGCATTTTCTTTTGCAGAATTTCATTGATTACGGAAAATTTCCAAACAGCCCTCATTGATCAAAACAGCTATGTTAGCTTGTAAAATCTCATTACAAATATCTGTAAACCATCATTCTCCGTTATGAGTTAAGTGGAAGAGGAGGatcttattaattcaattttgctTACTACACTTGTAAATTGCCAAGTGTTAAGAAAAAGGCAATTAtgtatcatatcatatcaaaattattcgaaCTAGTGAAGCATCCGACTGTTGACAGAAtatttgatagcttgatattctctgccggttaaatttttatagtgactaatttcacgagaaccaatcagagaagcgttctttttgaaaaagccttctctgattggttctcgcgaaattgatcacgattaaaatttaatagacttttgtgcaaccggccctTAGACTTCGAAACTATAGCCAATGATTAGCTTTTTCAAGGGTTTGATTGATTGGCTGGGTTAATTTGATCCTGGGGAGACATTAGAAATTAGCAATTTAACTATATTTttccgttagggctactcttgaacatgaataaaaatttaagtacccttttttaaaattgtatatttACGAAATGTTTCGGCCATATTAACAGTATATCAACTGTGCCAAAACAACTAAAAAGTAAACCAGGATAtacgataagataagatatatttattg
The sequence above is drawn from the Nilaparvata lugens isolate BPH chromosome 2, ASM1435652v1, whole genome shotgun sequence genome and encodes:
- the LOC111044243 gene encoding uncharacterized protein LOC111044243 — protein: MWKCHKCGKPVYFAERKQSLGYDWHPECLRCEECGKRLNPGQHAEHKGVPYCHVPCYGALFGPQLFGHGTRVESHTSFGKVENKSCGPNMPRSHLESKLKNYNQFFDGRSGEVRSREVNGRLVLEGALRIYWGVMGVIHLKEDDDQRTVVTIRKRNSCRNSMFNGYEVKVEVQRVEGNDESVDTSDGLASETSEACSDETEKTDLSSNSSSLIGKCLTLPPKLDLKQIDWDELDELLQVEREVNQNDKLYQTMPTSLNSSRSITDDVSESSTSHTVQENGKPDTVNNGNGAGISPNDEVFQDTYSQTFEDSLEEGSMEKSMDRSLSVPESFDLSSDEEETTADKSEDAAVVRRRTGSTSIKRRSGQKRIRNAKLKRRCSINGHFYNRETSFFTPPFGSQMSVWVTSLVSTQEVINLMLDKYKVDSKPNNFALFVVRDNGEQRRLRDDEYPLLVRVMLGPHEDVAKLYLMDRHSTEEISCEVAQFLNLSTAECKAILERYNHEEDREIKRVRTKFREMKKRIKQRMEDLSVRL